One region of Osmia lignaria lignaria isolate PbOS001 chromosome 7, iyOsmLign1, whole genome shotgun sequence genomic DNA includes:
- the LOC117604270 gene encoding uncharacterized protein LOC117604270 codes for MLSKRDAEGVDNLKEIEEAKPTALESCIDQVTISSETCSSNGSKATKETSTQTSLTMLRYLIQASSDKHFVDSTTSPMRFERMSEDKVKNLRGNTNPFPRMFVENQMSITVSPEATMQATGLRPSRIRTPRDVLQVSTSFLSNNSGIKNEVLTITTDYGSSSTDTRSTLADAINQNGNRALHLSLQETYAAAPVPMPPLRHTGSRNNLFRRRLNHRSWNVMGLFNSCLRCVCTVNNESDTHPYVRGAPPAYSTMYANHRTTMRNWRPFRSESQPSFVAPVPPPSYAQAQQIRQASCSLDDLLSPSFNTNRNRIWASRPVTAICPRCTTIIVTTIEVRQSMITHIAALALFLCGCWPCCMIPYCLNSCKNIDHRCPVCRAYLGTYRPW; via the exons ATGTTGTCAAAAAGAGATGCAGAAGGCGTAGATAATTTAAAAGAGATAGAAGAAGCTAAACCAACCGCATTAG AAAGTTGCATAGATCAGGTTACAATATCGTCAGAGACATGTAGCAGTAACGGTTCAAAGGCGACGAAAGAAACTTCTACGCAAACTTCTTTAACAATGCTTAGATATTTGATACAAGCGTCATCGGATAAGCACTTTGTCGACTCAACAACTTCACCGATGCGCTTTGAACGAATGTCTGAAGACAAAGTAAAAAATCTCCGTGGAAACACGAATCCTTTCCCACGCATGTTCGTTGAAAATCAG ATGTCGATCACAGTCAGCCCCGAGGCAACGATGCAAGCAACCGGGTTGCGTCCATCGAGAATCAGGACACCTAGAGATGTTCTTCAAGTATCTACCTCTTTCTTATCGAATAATTCTGGTATTAAAAACGAGGTTTTAACCATAACCACCGATTACGGTAGTTCATCAACCGATACACGTAGCACGTTGGCAGATGCGATTAATCAGAATg GTAACCGGGCTCTTCATTTATCTCTGCAAGAAACTTACGCAGCTGCGCCTGTACCTATGCCACCGTTACGGCACACCGGTTCGAGGAACAACTTGTTCAGGCGCAGGTTGAATCACCGATCGTGGAACGTCATGGGATTATTTAACAGTTGCTTAAGATGCGTGTGCACCGTTAATAACGAA TCAGATACGCATCCTTACGTTAGAGGTGCACCCCCTGCTTATTCTACAATGTATGCAAATCATAGAACAACGATGCGCAATTGGAGACCTTTTCGATCCGAGAGTCAACCTTCATTCGTCGCACCGGTACCACCACCGAGTTACGCTCAAGCTCAACAAATTCGTCAAGCTTCTTGTTCCTTGGACGATTTGCTTTCTCCTTCGTTTAATa cGAATCGGAATAGAATCTGGGCATCGAGACCCGTGACTGCGATATGTCCACGATGCACCACGATCATCGTCACCACCATAGAAGTTCGCCAGTCGATGATCACTCATATCGCTGCTCTCGCACTTTTCCTATGCGG ATGCTGGCCATGCTGCATGATTCCATATTGTTTGAATTCGTGCAAAAATATCGACCATCGTTGTCCTGTTTGCCGGGCGTATCTTGGGACTTACAGGCCATGGTGA
- the LOC117604272 gene encoding band 7 protein AAEL010189 isoform X2 translates to MTNANENSIPDKNTCGSILIALSWVIVILTMPFSLFICFKVVQEYERAVIFRLGRLLSGGAKGPGIFFILPCVDNYARVDLRTRTYDVPPQEVLTKDSVTVSVDAVVYYRVNNATISIANVENVHHSTRLLAQTTLRNTMGTRPLHEILSERETISGNMQVSLDEATDTWGIKVERVEIKDVRLPVQLQRAMAAEAEAAREARAKVIAAEGEQKASRALREASEVIGDSPAALQLRYLQTLNTISAEKNSTIVFPLPIDLLTYFIQAGNAKES, encoded by the exons ATGACGAACG CAAACGAAAACTCGATACCAGATAAAAACACCTGTGGAAGTATTCTGATTGCGCTATCCTGGGTGATCGTGATCCTGACGATGCCGTTTTCCTTGTTCATTTGCTTCAAG GTGGTGCAGGAATACGAAAGGGCTGTGATATTTCGACTGGGACGACTTCTTTCCGGGGGCGCTAAAGGACCAG GGATCTTTTTCATATTGCCTTGCGTGGACAATTATGCTCGCGTCGATTTGCGAACACGAACGTACGACGTGCCGCCGCAAGAG GTATTGACGAAAGATAGCGTAACAGTGTCCGTCGACGCGGTGGTTTACTATCGGGTGAACAACGCGACGATCTCGATCGCGAACGTGGAGAACGTTCACCATAGCACCAGGTTGTTGGCACAGACCACACTTCGAAACACCATGGGTACCAGACCGCTTCACGAGATACTCAGCGAGCGTGAAACGATCTCCGGTAACATGCAG GTCTCCCTGGACGAAGCGACCGACACATGGGGGATAAAAGTGGAGCGAGTGGAAAT caAGGACGTGCGACTACCGGTTCAGTTACAAAGAGCTATGGCTGCGGAGGCTGAAGCCGCTCGCGAGGCTCGCGCTAAG GTAATAGCAGCGGAGGGTGAACAGAAAGCTAGCCGTGCATTGAGAGAAGCCTCGGAGGTGATCGGCGATTCCCCTGCCGCGTTACAACTTCGTTACCTACAG ACTCTCAACACTATTTCTGCGGAGAAAAATTCTACGATCGTGTTCCCTCTGCCTATCGATTTACTGACGTACTTCATCCAAGCGGGAAACGCGAAAGAATCTTAA
- the LOC117604268 gene encoding uncharacterized protein LOC117604268: MLKHYIVVFLLNYIVMCNNVDAWNSLRRYRHFWQANNYPSNETSSSTSGREKRLFPLFTLVKFDNNVCVGANGENGTCLAASECSQRGGVSTGMCANGYGICCIVTVSCAETTINNNTYFVNPNYPSSFDGTLSCQLTLIKSHPAVCQFRLDFVQFNIRGPETTNHQCIYDQFIVSGGNPVPTICGNNAGNHIYVDAGLGHTNPVTLTFVTSGSSFPRSWKVRISQIRCDTIYRAEEGCLQYFTGISGQIKSFNYEPVSGLQLSNQDYSICIRMERNFCGIQYMACPVEGQAMMSNGAAPAQMIRSSAFTLTGNTQGVQIASMTGAACQTDWLTIPCSFNTGRLPTSMMMCVDRFCGGTFNAENQNLNASSVISTVKPFRLIFHTDSIEAPNDVGNRGFCLNYVQQPCTTKL, translated from the exons ATGCTAAAACATTATATcgttgtatttttattaaattacattgtaATGTGCAACAACGTTGACGCGTGGAATTCTTTAAGAAGGTATCGACATTTTTGGCAAGCAAATAATTATCCTTCGAACGAAACATCGTCGAGTACCTCCGGCAGAGAAAAACGAC TTTTCCCGTTGTTCACTTTGGTAAAGTTCGACAATAACGTTTGCGTTGGGGCAAACGGCGAAAATGGCACTTGTTTGGCAGCCTCGGAATGCTCGCAACGCGGGGGTGTATCCACTGGAATGTGTGCGAACGGTTATGGAATTTGTTGCATCG TAACTGTGTCCTGCGCCGAGACGACGATCAACAATAACACCTATTTCGTTAATCCGAATTATCCATCGTCTTTCGATGGTACTTTGTCTTGTCAGTTGACCTTAATTAAATCGCATCCAGCTGTGTGTCAATTTAG ATTGGATTTCGTGCAGTTTAACATAAGAGGCCCAGAAACGACTAATCATCAATGCATTTACGATCAGTTCATCGTATCGGGAGGCAATCCAGTGCCCACTATATGCGGAAATAACGCTGGAAATCATA TATACGTTGATGCTGGCCTTGGACATACGAATCCGGTTACATTAACATTCGTTACAAGTGGCAGTTCTTTTCCTCGATCTTGGAAGGTACGGATTTCCCAAATTCGTTGCGATACTATATACAGAGCCGAGGAAGGATGCTTGCAATATTTCACCGGGATATCTGGTCAAATAAAATCGTTCAATTATGAACCAGTTAGCGGATTGCAATTGTCAAATCAGGATTATAGTATTTGTATTAGAATGGAAAGGAATTTCTGTGGTATTCAGTACATGGCATGCCCCGTTGAAG GTCAAGCGATGATGTCTAACGGTGCTGCTCCAGCACAAATGATACGCAGCAGTGCGTTCACGCTAACAGGGAACACGCAAGGTGTACAGATTGCATCAATGACAGGGGCAGCCTGCCAAACCGATTGGTTAACTATTCCTTGTTCATTCAATACAGGTAGATTACCGACATCCATGATGATGTGCGTTGATCGATTTTGCGGGGGTACGTTCAACGCTGAGAATCAAAATTTGAACGCGTCTTCTGTTATCA GTACAgtgaaaccatttagattaaTTTTTCATACGGATAGCATCGAGGCACCGAACGATGTTGGAAACAGAGGATTCTGTTTGAACTATGTGCAACAACCTTGCACCACAAAGTTATGA